From a single Bos indicus isolate NIAB-ARS_2022 breed Sahiwal x Tharparkar chromosome 11, NIAB-ARS_B.indTharparkar_mat_pri_1.0, whole genome shotgun sequence genomic region:
- the PDCL3 gene encoding phosducin-like protein 3 — MQDPNADTEWNDILRKKGILPSKEDLKDLEKEAEEEEQRILQQSIVKTYEDMTLEELEDNEDEFNEEDERAIEMYRQQRLAEWKATQLKNKFGEVLEISGKDYVQEVTKAGEGLWVILHLYKQGIPLCALINQHLSALARKFPDVKFIKAISTTCIPNYPDRNLPTVFVYLEGDIKAQFIGPLVFGGMNLTLDELEWKLSESGAIKTSLEENPKKPVEDVLLSAVRCSVPAKRDSDSEDD; from the exons GACCCCAACGCAGACACCGAGTGGAATGACATCTTACGCAAAAAAGGCATCTTGCCTTCAAAGGAAGATTtgaaagatctggagaaggaggcagaagaagaggagCAGCGGATCCTCCAGCAGTCCATTG TGAAAACATATGAAGACATGACTTTGGAAGAACTGGAGGATAATGAAGACGAATTTAATGAGGAAGACGAACGTGCAATTGAAATGTACAG GCAGCAAAGGCTGGCCGAATGGAAAGCGACCCAACTGAAGAACAAATTTGGAGAGGTTTTGGAAATCTCTGGAAAGGATTATGTTCAAGAAGTTACCAAAGCTGGTGAGGGCTTGTGGGTCATCCTGCACCTTTACAAACAAGG GATTCCCCTCTGTGCCCTGATAAATCAGCACTTGAGTGCACTCGCCAGGAAGTTTCCTGATGTCAAGTTTATCAAAGCCATTTCAACCACCTGCATACCCAATTACCCTGATAGGAATCTGCCCACGGTATTTGTGTACCTTGAAGGTGACATCAAGGCTCAGTTTATCGGACCTCTGGTGTTTGGTGGCATGAACCTGACTTTGGACG AGTTGGAGTGGAAGTTGTCTGAGTCTGGAGCCATCAAGACGAGCCTGGAGGAGAATCCCAAGAAGCCCGTGGAAGACGTGCTGCTGTCTGCGGTGCGGTGCTCTGTCCCTGCCAAGAGGGACAGCGATTCTGAGGATGACTGA